The nucleotide sequence CGGCGTACGAACCGGACGACGTCGCCAGGACCGCCCTCACGGCGACCCGGAACCCCGCGGTCCGGCGGTCCGTCTCGGCACAGGTCGCCGACGCCGTCGCCGAGGCGGGCCCCGAGGCACGCGACCGGGTTCAGGTCGTCTCCCGAACCGGTGGCGCGACGGCCGAGACGGACCTCGTGTCGGGGGTCGTGATCGAGCGGGGGCCGGTCCTCGAATCCATGCCCCGATCCCAACACGGGACGGGGATCGCCGTCCTCTCCTCGACGGTCGACGTGCCACACGCGGGGAGTCAACTCGGCCGTGTCAGCCGCCGCGTCACGCTCGACGCCGACTCCTTCGAGGACCGCGAGGCGCTGCGCGAGCGCGAGTCCGAGGCGTTCGACGAGCGGCTGGCGGCGGCGGTCGACGCCGGCTGTGGCGTCGTGATCACCGAGCGGGCGATCAACGAGCGCGTCGAGTCGGCGCTCGCCGCGGCGGGGATCCTCGGCGTCCACCGGGTCGACGCCGACGTCGTCGACCGCGTGGCGCGGGCGACCGGCGCGACGGTCGTCCCGACGCTCGAGCAGGTGTCGGCGGCGACGCTCGGCACGGGCGACGTCGACGTCCGGCGCAAGGCCGGCCGGGACATGACGTTCGTCACGTCCGACGCCGGCGAGCCGACCCACACCCTGTTCTGTCGGGCGCCCGACCCGCGGACGGTCCGTGCCTTCGAGCGCTCGGTCGAGGCCGCCATCGCCGCGACGGCCGCGGCCACCCGCGACGGGCGTGTCGTCCCCGGCGGCGGGGCCATCGAGGCGACCGCCGCGCGCGCCGTCGACCGGGCGGCCCGGTCGCTCTCCGGCCGCCAACAACTCGCCGCCGACGGCTTCGGGAACGCCCTGCTCTCCGTCCCCCGGGCGCTCGCGGCCACCGCCGGCGTCGACGCGGGGCAGGCGGAGGTCCGGCTGCGCGTCGCCCGCACCGAGGGCCGCGACGCGGTCGGGATCGACGTCCTCGCGGGGACGACCGCGGACGTCCTCGGGGAGTCGCCGGTCGTCGAACCCGCGTCGCTGAAGGCGGCCGTGTTGACGACCGCCGCCGAGGCGGCGATCCAACTGATCCGGATCGACGAGCGACTCGACGCGACCGACCTCGGCGACGAGGAGGAGATAGAGCCCGAGACCGAGTCGGCCGACGCCGACGCCGACGCCGAGGCGGCCCGCGACGGCGCCCCGTAACCGGCGACGACGGGCGGCCGACCGACGACTACTCGCGTTCCGGGCGCGGGGTGTAGCTGTACAGTTCGACGTTCGGATACAGTACCGAGTCGATCGTGAGCAGTTGCTCGACGATGGCGGCCGCCGTCTCGACCGCCTGGGAGAACACCCGTCGCGGTTCGACGATTCCGGCCGTCCACGCGTCGATCGGCTCGCCCGTCTCGGCGCTCAGTCCCGTCGCCGTGGGGCCCGACGCGTGCGCCGACCGCAGGTCGGTCACGGCGGTGACGGGGTCGTAGCCCGCGTTGCGGGCGAGGGTGGCCGGGAGTCGTTCGAGGGCGTCGGCGAAGGCGCGGACGGCGAGTTGCTCGCGGCCGCTCACCGACGTCGCGCCCTCGCGGAGCGAGGCGGCGACCGCCGCGGCCGGCGCGCCCGCCCCCGGCAACACCTGGCCGTCGATGGCGGCCGTGGCGACGGTCTCGAACGCGTCCTCGACCGCCGTCTTCCGCCGCTGTACCTCCGCCTGGGTCGCCCCGCCGGTGACGAGGGTGGCGACGGGACCCGGACAGCCGTCGAAGACGGTCCAGACCTCGTCGCCGGCCCGTCGCTCCTCGACCCGCTCGGCCCGCCCCAGGTGATCCGGCGTGAGGTCGTCGAGGTTCGAGACGACCGTCCCGCCGGTCGCCGTCGCGAGCCGGTAGACGTCCTCTTTGGGGTAGGTGGCCTTGTCCACGACCGAAAGGCCCGCCCGCTCGAACGCCGTGACGACCGATTCGTCGAGCTTCTCCTGTGAGACCACGACGTCGACGCCGCCTTCGACGAGGCGCTCGGCCGCGGCGTCGATACGGGCCGCCAACTCGGTCCGGTAGCGGGTCGCCGCCTGCGGCGAGGAGAGGTGAACTCCCTCGCCGCCGTCGAGGACGCTCGCGGTCTCCTCGAAGTCGATCTCCCGGTCGACGATGGCCACCCGGGCGTCCGTGATCGGTTCCGTGACGCCCCGGCCGGTCGGACCGGCGTCCGCCGGACGGGACAACACCAGTCCGTCGTCGGTCCGCGTCTCGACGCCGGGCGCCGCGAGCACCTTCGCGTGGTCGGTGTTGACCCAGTCGCCGTCGCCCGCGTCGCCGAGCCGGCGGACGGTCGCGGCGACGCGCGCGGACAGGTCCCGGCGTACGTCCCGGTCGAGCGCCGTCGTCATCGTCGTCGCGGCGACGTCGGCGAGTGTCTCCTCGTCGTCGGCGTCGACGGGGCGGGCGAGTTCGTCGAGCACTTCGCCGGCGTGCGAGCGGGCGATGCCGTACCCGACGATGACGCTACTGGGCGCGAGTCCCCGCTCGACGAGGTCGAACCCCTCGTCCATCAGCGCCCCCGCGAGCAGGACCGATGCCGTCGTCCCGTCGTGCAGTCGGTTCCGCATCCCGTCGACGCCGTCGACGAACAGCGCCGCGACCGGATGTCCGAACCCGTCGCCGCTCTCGATGGCTTCGAAGAGCCGTCCGGCGTCGTCGATCCGGCGTAGGTCGTCCCGGTTCCGTCGGTCCGTCGTGCCGACGAGTTTCTCCATCCCCGTCGGTCCGTACGTCGACTCGACGAGCGTCACCGTCGCGTCGACGGCTCCCCGGACGTACTCGCGGGCGTCCTCGTCGCGGAGCGTCCAGTCGTTCCGATCCCGGTCGTCGAGGCGGGCGTCGTCGCTTCGCTGAACGGCCATACCGGCCTCTCGCCGTCGACGGTGATTAATTGTCGGTGTCTAGCTCGACGCCGCAGCCGAGACCCGCACCACCTGCTTGCCGACGTTGTCGCCGCTGAACAGGCCGAGGAAGGCCTCGGGGGCGTGTTCCAGCCCCTCGACGACCGTCTCGCGGTGTTGCAGGTCGCCGGCCGCCACCCACTCCCGGAGGCGCTGGGACGCCCGCTCGAAGCGGGGCGCGAAGTCGCTCACCAGGAGCCCCTGCACCGTCGCCCGCGGCGCGATGAGTTGGGGAAGCTTCCGCGGCCCCGTCGGCACCGTCTCGTCGTTGTAGTGGGCGATCTGTCCGCAGACGGCGACGCGGGCGTCGACGGTGAGGCGCGTGAACACCGCGTCGG is from Haloplanus salinarum and encodes:
- a CDS encoding TCP-1/cpn60 chaperonin family protein, encoding MVNEELVTGVRTVCDVVETALGPFGANKLLIQRDGTVTATASSTELLDRFDVSDPAVTLLDTAASDFHDAYGDGTGTVVTLVGALLREADRLVERGLHPTAIERGFREGLDVALDAVDGAAHPLSAYEPDDVARTALTATRNPAVRRSVSAQVADAVAEAGPEARDRVQVVSRTGGATAETDLVSGVVIERGPVLESMPRSQHGTGIAVLSSTVDVPHAGSQLGRVSRRVTLDADSFEDREALRERESEAFDERLAAAVDAGCGVVITERAINERVESALAAAGILGVHRVDADVVDRVARATGATVVPTLEQVSAATLGTGDVDVRRKAGRDMTFVTSDAGEPTHTLFCRAPDPRTVRAFERSVEAAIAATAAATRDGRVVPGGGAIEATAARAVDRAARSLSGRQQLAADGFGNALLSVPRALAATAGVDAGQAEVRLRVARTEGRDAVGIDVLAGTTADVLGESPVVEPASLKAAVLTTAAEAAIQLIRIDERLDATDLGDEEEIEPETESADADADAEAARDGAP
- a CDS encoding TCP-1/cpn60 chaperonin family protein; this translates as MAVQRSDDARLDDRDRNDWTLRDEDAREYVRGAVDATVTLVESTYGPTGMEKLVGTTDRRNRDDLRRIDDAGRLFEAIESGDGFGHPVAALFVDGVDGMRNRLHDGTTASVLLAGALMDEGFDLVERGLAPSSVIVGYGIARSHAGEVLDELARPVDADDEETLADVAATTMTTALDRDVRRDLSARVAATVRRLGDAGDGDWVNTDHAKVLAAPGVETRTDDGLVLSRPADAGPTGRGVTEPITDARVAIVDREIDFEETASVLDGGEGVHLSSPQAATRYRTELAARIDAAAERLVEGGVDVVVSQEKLDESVVTAFERAGLSVVDKATYPKEDVYRLATATGGTVVSNLDDLTPDHLGRAERVEERRAGDEVWTVFDGCPGPVATLVTGGATQAEVQRRKTAVEDAFETVATAAIDGQVLPGAGAPAAAVAASLREGATSVSGREQLAVRAFADALERLPATLARNAGYDPVTAVTDLRSAHASGPTATGLSAETGEPIDAWTAGIVEPRRVFSQAVETAAAIVEQLLTIDSVLYPNVELYSYTPRPERE